Proteins found in one Sorghum bicolor cultivar BTx623 chromosome 1, Sorghum_bicolor_NCBIv3, whole genome shotgun sequence genomic segment:
- the LOC8059839 gene encoding uncharacterized protein LOC8059839 isoform X3, giving the protein MGRKKRTSAPNPTPPPPDAARRPAGKAAGIGGEDAAVRAEVDKALACLQRGSHARALRLMKDALARHGEASSPLLLRAHGTVHARAASVLDDPAARARHHRAALQAAQRAVELAPESIELAHFHAMLLFDAANDARAYEEVVAECERGLSIEVPSDPSPHSLRLPGPDVDQVQSELRSLIQKANLASISTWVKTLGGAGDDKLRLIPVRRIADEPMEGRLVPTAPSPRRPNEIKKATKTPEERRQEIEVRLAAMRLLQQQKEQSNGVVSATPASSLSQGDEAPSSSQSSVGGHRADRRKGGSRKATGSSASERTDQVRAYWGSIPVEQRLAFLNTSISELKSHYASAIHKEKDAASAASDVLNEAIQFAIKHSKWDFMVCGRCRDQFADVEALRWHVTGEHVGLLSSELQEMVPQEIDADWAEMLIGWNWRPLDATAALKLFEEDQNDNLGTDRDKESNLLDNWSNKDKSDMSESSALPHNEGCNGFGVVVSEGDDKWPLSDDGERANILERIHSSFKILVKSHNLSVGNLNRVIRFAVEELRGLPSGSLLLNHSLDESPLCIRFLEASSLRKVAKFLQDLMQASGLNRNLEKAEGLGDEDSSPKNHYVLEKVTLNSDSSELIIDGQTFGGKFDSESVDTDALLSWLYAGSSVGEQLLAWNRMIDERSNQCVDLIRALGREFNSLQNSCERKLEQLRNEEAFISVEGLFYEEQTRREQVGRYGFQTFEELLRKRQVELLECNTEEQSDSNRSEIDTISAILKELHTSHFGYDEALSGMAPRLYDFDGAEEDEWRLHDFIHPNDSMVQMVVSKMKEQVCMEISKVDAKIMRNFCVIRQLEHKLGPVSALDYRMILLPLMRSFLQSHLEELVDKDARERSDAAREAFLAELALDAKKNANKGGDMKQSHEKSKDKKKFKDSRRSKELKDSSWSDQSLSRQDSADEETAETFQMLADCDDLDCKLSTSDDYLNEQEEELRHRVQLEAEERKLEETLEYQRRIEEEAKQKHLAEQCRSTYASSVTGTPCLSSTGNQDNHESALNNSSRTYLEGIKFGDFRYTENNFSQKLNGLDSSDAQALTSSDMSVSKLTLKMNGVWKNAQPIKSLSNHGTQNSKRSSSEPQNKYFQGVPGAIYDDNDNDRASGPQFGSKAPRWSSSCKIAPYANHSYQAGKQNQLHVLPSDDLQFVHRGHSAGTEKPIFEKVGSGAIPSADVCIEDDFDKRFQEDLDEAMRQSLGYDAYPAGTISTSNGTEVYGTGLKNAAGEYNCFLNVIIQSLWHIRRFRDEFLKTSSLHKHVEDPCAVCALYGIFIDLSKAAKGQGEAVAPTSLRIALSKSYPNSKFFQEGQMNDASEVLGVIFECLHKSYTSRTVYHGKSHDKNSIGSWDCANISCIAHSLFGMDVYERMNCHNCKMESRRLKYTSFFHNINASSLRTAKMMCPDSSFDELLKVVIMNDQLACDQDVGGCGKPNHIHHILSTFPHVFTVGLLLWPALSLFCLQGWTLGHV; this is encoded by the exons ATGGGCCGCAAAAAGCGAACCTCCGCACCAAACCCTACTCCGCCACCgccggacgccgcccgccggccGGCGGGGAAGGCGGCCGGCATCGGCGGGGAAGATGCCGCCGTGCGCGCCGAGGTCGATAAGGCGCTCGCGTGCCTGCAGCGGGGCAGCCACGCGCGGGCGCTGCGCCTCATGAAGGATGCCCTCGCCCGCCACGGGGAGGCCTCCTCGCCGCTGCTCCTGCGGGCGCACGGCACCGTGCACGCCCGCGCAGCCTCCGTCCTCGACGACCCCGCAGCCCGCGCGCGCCACCACCGGGCCGCGCTCCAGGCGGCCCAGCGCGCCGTCGAGCTCGCGCCGGAGTCCATCGAGCTGGCCCACTTCCACGCTATGCTGCTCTTCGACGCCGCCAACGACGCCCGCGCCTACGAGGAGGTCGTCGCCGAGTGCGAGCGCGGCCTCAGCATCGAGGTCCCCTCCGACCCTTCACCCCACTCCCTCAGGCTGCCCGGCCCCGACGTCGACCAGGTCCAGTCCGAGCTCCGCAGCCTGATCCAGAAGGCCAACCTCGCCTCCATCTCCACCTGGGTCAAAACCCTGGGCGGCGCGGGGGACGATAAGCTTCGCCTCATCCCTGTGCGCCGTATCGCCGACGAACCAATGGAGGGCCGGCTTGTCCCCACGGCGCCCTCCCCGCGCCGCCCAAACGAGATCAAGAAGGCGACCAAGACCCCCGAGGAGCGCCGCCAGGAGATCGAGGTACGCCTGGCTGCCATGAGGCTGCTGCAGCAGCAGAAGGAGCAGAGCAATGGTGTTGTGTCTGCCACCCCCGCTTCTTCCCTGTCACAGGGAGATGAGGCCCCCTCATCGTCTCAGTCATCAGTGGGTGGACATAGAGCTGATCGGAGAAAAGGCGGGTCTAGGAAAGCAACAGGCTCATCTGCATCTGAGCGCACTGATCAGGTGCGTGCCTACTGGGGCTCCATACCAGTGGAGCAAAGGCTTGCATTCTTAAACACTAGCATTTCCGAGCTCAAGTCACACTATGCTTCTGCAATACATAAGGAGAAAGATGCTGCCAGTGCAGCATCTGATGTGCTCAATGAGGCGATACAATTTGCCATCAAGCATAGCAAGTGGGATTTCATGGTATGTGGTAGGTGTCGTGATCAGTTTGCAGATGTGGAGGCACTCCGGTGGCATGTCACGGGGGAGCATGTTGGGCTACTGTCATCTGAGCTGCAGGAAATGGTGCCGCAGGAGATTGATGCTGACTGGGCAGAAATGCTCATTGGTTGGAACTGGAGGCCATTGGATGCTACTGCCGCACTGAAACTGTTTGAGGAAGATCAAAACGACAACCTTGGAACAGATAGGGACAAGGAATCGAATTTGTTGGATAATTGGAGTAACAAAGACAAGTCGGACATGTCAGAATCCTCAGCTTTGCCACACAACGAGGGGTGTAATGGTTTTGGAGTGGTGGTGAGTGAAGGTGATGACAAGTGGCCACTCTCAGATGATGGCGAAAGGGCAAACATTTTAGAAAGAATCCATTCATCGTTCAAAATCCTTGTGAAGAGCCATAATCTTTCAGTGGGCAATCTAAACAGGGTGATTCGATTTGCTGTAGAGGAACTCAGGGGGTTGCCATCTGGGTCACTACTGCTTAATCACTCTTTGGACGAGTCGCCACTTTGCATTCGCTTCTTGGAGGCATCATCACTGCGGAAAGTAGCTAAATTCTTGCAGGACTTAATGCAGGCCTCTGGACTTAATAGGAACTTAGAGAAGGCTGAAGGACTAGGTGACGAGGATAGTTCCCCAAAAAACCATTATGTACTGGAGAAGGTTACCCTTAATTCTGATTCATCAGAACTGATCATTGATGGGCAGACCTTTGGTGGAAAGTTTGACTCCGAGAGTGTTGATACTGATGCACTGCTTTCATGGTTGTACGCTGGATCTTCAGTTGGTGAGCAGCTATTGGCTTGGAATCGTATGATTGACGAAAGGTCAAATCAGTGCGTCGACCTTATTCGGGCACTTGGGAGGGAGTTCAACAGCTTGCAAAACTCATGTGAACGGAAGCTTGAACAGCTGAGAAATGAGGAGGCCTTTATTTCTGTAGAGGGCCTCTTTTATGAAGAGCAAACACGAAGGGAGCAGGTGGGGCGGTATGGATTCCAAACTTTCGAGGAGCTCCTCAGGAAGCGGCAGGTGGAGTTATTGGAATGCAATACTGAGGAGCAGTCCGACAGTAACAGATCTGAGATAGATACAATCTCAGCTATTTTGAAGGAACTTCACACATCACACTTTGGTTATGATGAAGCCCTTTCTGGCATGGCTCCACGCCTTTATGACTTTGATGGGGCCGAAGAAGATGAATGGAGGCTGCATGATTTTATACATCCAAATGATTCAATGGTACAAATGGTTGTATCAAAGATGAAGGAACAAGTTTGTATGGAG ATTAGCAAGGTAGATGCTAAGATTATGCGAAATTTCTGTGTGATACGGCAACTAGAGCACAAGCTTGGACCTGTTTCTGCTCTTGATTATCGAATGATTCTTTTACCCCTTATGAGATCGTTCTTGCAA AGCCATTTGGAAGAGCTGGTGGATAAGGATGCAAGAGAGAGATCTGATGCTGCAAGAGAAGCCTTCCTAGCCGAACTTGCCTTGGATGCTAAGAAGAATGCAAACAAAGGGGGTGATATGAAACAATCCCATGAGAAATCAAAGGATAAGAAGAAGTTTAAGGATTCTCGTAGATCAAAGGAGCTCAAG GATTCAAGCTGGAGTGACCAGTCTCTCAGTCGCCAAGACAGTGCTGACGAGGAAACAGCAGAGACATT TCAAATGCTTGCTGATTGTGATGATTTGGATTGCAAACTCTCGACAAGTGATGATTACTTGAATGAACAAGAGGAAGAACTTAGGCACAGGGTACAACTTGAAGCAGAGGAAAGAAAGCTGGAAGAGACACTGGAATATCAACGGCGGATAGAGGAGGAAGCAAAGCAGAAACATCTTGCAGAACAATGTAGAAGTACATATGCATCTTCTGTAACTGGTACACCTTGTCTTTCAAGCACTGGGAATCAGGATAATCATGAAAGTGCACTCAATAACTCTTCGCGTACTTATCTCGAAGGCATAAAGTTTGGTGACTTTCGCTACACCGAGAACAATTTCAGCCAGAAACTTAATGGATTGGATTCATCTGATGCACAGGCATTAACCAGCAGTGATATGAGTGTTTCTAAGTTGACATTGAAAATGAATGGGGTTTGGAAAAATGCACAACCTATAAAGTCTCTCAGTAATCATGGCACCCAAAATTCTAAGAGAAGCTCTAGCGAACCACAAAATAAGTACTTCCAAG GTGTGCCAGGTGCTATTTATGATGATAATGACAATGATAGGGCATCAGGGCCACAATTTGGTTCGAAAGCTCCTAGATGGAGCAGCTCTTGTAAAATAGCTCCCTATGCAAACCACAGCTATCAAGCTGGAAAACAGAATCAGCTACATGTGTTGCCTTCAGATGATCTGCAATTTGTTCATAGAGGTCACTCTGCAGGAACAGAGAAGCCAATTTTTGAGAAAG TTGGCAGTGGTGCAATACCATCAGCGGATGTGTGCATCGAGGATGATTTTGATAAAAGGTTTCAAGAAGATCTTGATGAAGCAATGCGCCAAAGCCTTG GATACGATGCTTATCCTGCTGGTACGATAAGCACTTCGAATGGGACAGAAGTGTATGGGACTGGCCTTAAAAATGCTGCTGGTGAATACAATTGTTTCTTGAATGTGATTATTCAG TCATTATGGCATATAAGGCGGTTTCGAGACGAGTTCCTTAAAACATCATCACTGCACAAGCATGTTGAAGATCCTTGTGCTGTCTGCGCTTTATATGGTATCTTCATTGACCTGAGCAAAGCAGCCAAGGGACAAGGAGAAGCTGTTGCGCCTACTTCATTGAGGATCGCTTTGAGCAAATCCTACCCGAACAGCAAATTCTTTCAGGAG GGACAGATGAATGATGCATCTGAGGTACTGGGTGTAATCTTTGAGTGTTTGCATAAGTCGTACACTTCTCGTACTGTCTACCATGGTAAATCTCACGACAAGAATTCTATTGGATCATGGGATTGTGCAAATATTTCTTGCATAGCACATAGTCTTTTTGGGATGGACGTGTATGAACGGATGAACTGTCACAATTGTAAGATGGAGTCTAGACGGCTCAAGTATACTTCATTTTTCCACAATATCAATGCTAGTTCACTCCGAACTGCCAAG ATGATGTGTCCAGATTCTTCATTTGATGAACTTTTGAAGGTTGTCATAATGAATGATCAACTAGCTTGTGATCAAGATGTTGGTGGCTGTGGAAAACCGAATCATATACACCACATCCTTTCTACATTCCCACATGTCTTCACAGTTG GTTTGTTACTATGGCCAGCATTATCATTGTTTTGCCTTCAAGGATGGACGTTGGGTCATGTATGA